A window of Rufibacter sp. LB8 contains these coding sequences:
- a CDS encoding rhamnogalacturonan acetylesterase, which translates to MNRILIACSVLFVLAVGMAFVPRQQQKKITVYLIGDSTISIKEKKAYPETGWGMPFTAFFDETVTIANHARNGRSTRTFLEENRWKPIQDSLQSGDYVFIQFGHNDASVEKPERYTSPADYRQNLIKFVTETRAKKALPVLVTPVSRRKFNKEGQAQETHALYSKEVKAVAQELNVPLIDLDTKSRALYQEFGPENSKLLFLQLKPGQHPNYPDGKEDGTHFNELGARLVAQLVLAEIKALNLELAQRIIKREAK; encoded by the coding sequence ATGAATCGAATTCTAATTGCTTGTTCCGTTCTTTTTGTCCTGGCCGTGGGCATGGCGTTTGTGCCCCGTCAGCAACAGAAGAAAATCACCGTTTACCTCATCGGGGATTCCACCATTTCCATCAAAGAGAAAAAAGCGTACCCGGAAACTGGCTGGGGCATGCCCTTCACGGCGTTTTTTGACGAGACCGTGACCATCGCCAACCACGCCCGCAACGGCCGAAGCACCCGCACTTTCCTGGAGGAAAACCGTTGGAAACCCATTCAAGACAGCCTGCAGTCCGGCGATTACGTGTTCATCCAGTTCGGGCACAATGACGCCTCAGTGGAGAAGCCGGAGCGCTACACGTCGCCGGCAGATTATCGCCAAAACCTGATCAAGTTCGTGACCGAAACCAGAGCCAAAAAAGCGCTTCCTGTTCTGGTCACCCCCGTGTCACGGCGTAAGTTCAACAAAGAAGGCCAGGCCCAGGAAACGCACGCGCTGTACTCCAAAGAGGTGAAGGCTGTGGCGCAGGAACTGAACGTGCCACTCATTGACCTGGACACCAAGAGCCGCGCGCTGTACCAGGAATTTGGTCCAGAAAACTCAAAGCTGCTGTTCCTTCAACTCAAGCCCGGCCAACATCCCAATTACCCAGACGGCAAAGAAGACGGCACCCATTTCAATGAACTCGGCGCCCGCCTGGTAGCCCAACTGGTTTTGGCCGAAATCAAAGCCTTAAACCTGGAACTGGCCCAACGCATCATCAAACGCGAAGCGAAATAA